One window of Manihot esculenta cultivar AM560-2 chromosome 17, M.esculenta_v8, whole genome shotgun sequence genomic DNA carries:
- the LOC110606064 gene encoding uncharacterized protein LOC110606064, whose translation MNLSTATLIKSYPLFSKINNLSPITGRISGYRPSGVRFPLTITKCSIADVPLAPQATHTSSSSSSSSSSPPIISSKLPNLLFLEEEIEKVIYRCRFLAILGVFGSLIGSFLCFVKGCTYVMSSFMEYFVNHGKVIILLVEAIDVYLLGTVMLVFGMGLYELFVSNLDIAKSLSGEGVPHRSNLFGLFTLKERPRWLEIKTVNELKTKLGHVIVMLLLIGFFEKSKTAVIQSPMDLLCFSASVLLCSGCLYLLSKLTDSK comes from the exons ATGAATCTCTCCACTGCTACTCTCATCAAATCCTATCCTTTGTTTTCCAAAATCAACAATTTATCTCCAATTACAGGAAGGATTTCTGGATATCGTCCTTCTGGTGTTAGATTTCCACTTACCATCACCAAATGTTCTATAGCTGATGTTCCTTTAGCACCTCAAGCTACACACActtcttcatcttcatcttcatcttcatcttcaccTCCTATAATCTCATCAAAATTACCCAATTTGCTGTTTTTGGAGGAGGAGATAGAGAAG GTTATTTATAGATGCCGTTTCTTGGCGATTCTTGGGGTTTTTGGTTCCTTGATTGGATCATTTCTTTGTTTTGTGAAG GGGTGCACCTATGTCATGTCATCTTTCATGGAATACTTTGTGAATCATGGGAAAGTGATTATATTGCTGGTAGAGGCCATAG ATGTCTATCTTTTAGGAACAGTGATGCTGGTTTTTGGAATGGGTCTCTATGAGCTTTTTGTTAGCAATCTTGACATCGCAAAGTCATTGTCAGGGGAAGGAGTACCTCATAGATCAAATTTATTTGGATTATTCACCTTGAAG GAACGACCAAGATGGTTAGAAATAAAAACTGTGAATGAGCTAAAAACCAAACTGGGACATGTAATTGTGATGCTTCTTCTGATAGGTTTCTTTGAAAAAAGTAAGACAGCAGTTATACAGTCTCCCATGGATTTACTTTGCTTCTCAGCTTCTGTTCTCCTTTGCTCTGGCTGTCTCTACTTGTTATCTAAGCTCACTGACTCCAAATGA
- the LOC110609855 gene encoding protein MODIFYING WALL LIGNIN-1 codes for MEKHQHGFLLIFFIVISLGLMSFISCIIAEFKKAKEDEMKLDNKLCYLPESEAFSYGIAALVCLVIAQIIGNLLICSNFYFRKDEDSSKAKKPKIATAFLVFSWTCCGVGVIILSGSISMSRKQMYGKGWLNQKCYVVRDGVFIGSGFIALISIAATLVSAFFPIATLKTEQPTRIHAQLV; via the exons aTGGAAAAACATCAACATGGGTTCTTGCTAATCTTCTTCATTGTAATTTCTCTTGGCCTTATGTCTTTCATTTCTTGTATTATTGCAGAGTTCAAGAAAGCCAAG GAAGATGAAATGAAGTTGGATAATAAACTGTGTTATTTGCCTGAAAGTGAAGCTTTCAGCTATGGAATTGCAGCACTAGTATGCTTGGTCATTGCTCAAATCATTGGAAATTTGTTAATCTGCAGCAATTTTTATTTCAGAAAGGATGAAGATTCTTCCAAAGCTAAGAAACCAAAGATTGCCACAGCATTTCTTGTTTTTTCATG GACGTGCTGTGGGGTCGGAGTGATAATATTAAGTGGAAGCATAAGCATGAGCAGAAAGCAGATGTATGGAAAAGGCTGGTTGAACCAGAAATGCTATGTGGTCAGAGATGGAGTGTTTATTGGGTCTGGTTTTATAGCTTTGATTTCAATAGCAGCCACACTTGTCTCTGCTTTCTTCCCCATTGCTACACTGAAAACTGAACAACCCACAAGAATACATGCACAActtgtataa